One Oryzomonas sagensis DNA segment encodes these proteins:
- a CDS encoding UvrD-helicase domain-containing protein, with protein sequence MKYIVVGDEAADQIASNRTLQSIDFDQANQLVDVLTGGTKYNQFDIKVALIYVDDGVYFLSNTKKSTKYLVFDLGESRIFDNKSNKDVIILFQKTVRFALRYWNKLAHPMTERHIQDSTKSVIFPFPFTTSSAPPRIVIEESPDKRRAERRDIGNMFLLVYKLSTDDGAGKNEEAPTTNYRKAITCLNQAYLKLDELRQASLQQPEISSFCVTKLDNIDRPIGVTSLGFSNWLEILTVAQKAFVKRAVSGPEKIEGPAGTGKTLSLILKCINNLIECEKLSQEHHSLFITHSNSTKKTIEDIFVGNDASKYLCESNTEYIVGVTVTTLHEWCVNNIRVNISETELIDRDAMDSKDAQLLYIVQAFDEAMSNDFTTYKKILSNEFAIFLEKESPWNICEMLQHEISIMIKGRADEDLERYKKLERIQYGLPLNNEYDIGFVFMIFTKYRKMLNKISQYDTDDVILTAIGHLDTPIWRRIKEKEGFDSIFIDETHLFNINELSVFHHLIKDVKINNIIFSLDTSQATGDRGISSSKYCKEILKHDKSAIETNVKAVFRCSPDIVNLAFSVTSSGASLFTNFYNPLELATSTFTEAEERKSELPQYYLFTTDDEMIENAFKHAENIVDAMSSQKSDVLLVPFSTEIFNMVKNYAVEHNKPVELLKNRGDMEVVNKAKKSGRFVLGAPDYVGGLEFDGVILIGVDDGRVPPTNKAMTEDSIHYLTYTAHNRLYVAITRARYRVEILGNKSYGVCNLFQNAIAHKFIEIQ encoded by the coding sequence ATGAAGTATATAGTTGTGGGTGATGAAGCTGCTGATCAAATAGCCTCTAATCGCACATTACAGTCAATTGACTTCGACCAAGCAAATCAATTGGTTGATGTGCTCACTGGTGGGACTAAATATAACCAGTTTGATATAAAAGTAGCTCTTATTTACGTTGATGATGGTGTTTATTTTTTAAGTAATACAAAAAAATCGACTAAGTACCTTGTTTTTGATTTAGGTGAAAGTAGAATATTTGATAACAAGTCAAATAAAGATGTAATAATTTTGTTCCAAAAAACCGTTAGATTTGCCCTTAGATATTGGAATAAATTAGCTCACCCAATGACAGAAAGGCACATTCAGGATTCAACCAAATCTGTTATCTTTCCGTTCCCGTTTACGACCTCTAGCGCTCCACCAAGAATCGTTATTGAAGAAAGTCCAGACAAAAGAAGGGCTGAAAGAAGAGATATTGGCAACATGTTTTTGCTTGTATATAAATTGAGCACTGATGACGGAGCAGGTAAAAATGAAGAAGCTCCAACAACGAATTATAGAAAAGCAATTACATGTCTAAATCAAGCATATCTGAAGCTGGACGAATTAAGGCAAGCTAGTCTTCAGCAGCCAGAAATATCCTCTTTTTGTGTCACTAAATTGGATAATATAGATAGGCCTATTGGTGTTACTTCGCTTGGATTTAGTAATTGGCTAGAAATATTGACAGTCGCCCAGAAAGCGTTTGTAAAGCGGGCAGTCAGTGGCCCTGAAAAGATTGAGGGTCCTGCTGGAACTGGGAAGACATTGAGTCTAATATTGAAATGCATAAATAATTTAATTGAATGCGAAAAATTGAGTCAGGAGCATCACTCATTATTTATTACTCATAGTAATTCAACAAAGAAAACAATAGAGGATATATTTGTTGGAAACGATGCAAGTAAATACCTGTGCGAATCTAATACTGAATATATAGTTGGTGTTACTGTAACTACACTGCATGAATGGTGTGTTAATAATATTCGAGTGAATATATCTGAAACAGAATTGATTGATCGGGATGCAATGGATTCAAAAGACGCTCAGCTCTTATATATTGTTCAAGCATTCGATGAAGCTATGTCTAATGACTTTACAACCTATAAAAAAATATTATCAAATGAGTTTGCAATCTTTTTAGAGAAAGAAAGTCCATGGAATATCTGTGAAATGTTACAACATGAAATCTCGATCATGATAAAGGGTCGTGCAGATGAAGATTTGGAGCGGTATAAAAAGTTAGAACGTATTCAATATGGGCTGCCACTTAATAATGAATATGATATCGGCTTTGTTTTTATGATTTTTACTAAATATCGAAAAATGCTCAATAAAATAAGTCAATATGATACTGACGATGTTATTTTGACGGCAATTGGGCATCTTGACACACCCATTTGGCGCAGGATAAAGGAAAAAGAAGGTTTTGATAGTATATTTATAGATGAAACTCATTTATTCAATATTAATGAACTATCAGTTTTTCACCACCTTATAAAAGATGTAAAAATAAATAATATAATATTCTCCCTTGATACATCACAAGCAACAGGTGATAGAGGTATATCATCGAGCAAATATTGCAAAGAAATATTGAAACATGATAAATCAGCAATAGAAACAAATGTTAAAGCTGTTTTTAGATGTTCACCAGATATTGTTAATCTTGCGTTTTCTGTTACATCGTCTGGAGCTTCATTGTTTACAAATTTTTATAATCCTTTGGAATTAGCAACAAGTACTTTTACAGAAGCGGAAGAAAGAAAATCTGAATTACCTCAGTACTATTTATTCACGACAGATGATGAAATGATTGAGAATGCTTTCAAGCATGCAGAAAATATTGTTGACGCGATGTCATCACAAAAATCAGATGTCTTGCTGGTGCCTTTTTCTACCGAAATTTTCAACATGGTTAAGAATTATGCAGTTGAGCATAATAAGCCAGTTGAATTGTTGAAAAATCGTGGTGACATGGAGGTGGTCAACAAGGCGAAAAAGTCTGGACGGTTTGTTTTGGGCGCTCCTGACTATGTAGGAGGCTTAGAATTTGATGGTGTTATTTTAATTGGAGTTGATGATGGAAGGGTCCCACCAACTAATAAAGCTATGACAGAGGATAGCATTCATTATTTGACATATACTGCTCATAATAGATTATATGTCGCAATAACTAGAGCGAGATATAGAGTTGAGATACTTGGAAATAAGTCATATGGGGTATGTAATCTTTTTCAAAATGCAATTGCTCATAAATTCATTGAGATTCAATAG
- a CDS encoding type II toxin-antitoxin system RelE/ParE family toxin produces the protein MIKTFADKATERFFESGKSKRLPPGIVTRAAMRLNQLDNATVVEDLRMPPSNHLETLSGDRKGQWSVKINDQWRVCFTFAEGHAYDVEITDYH, from the coding sequence ATGATTAAGACCTTTGCCGACAAAGCAACCGAACGGTTCTTTGAATCCGGGAAGTCGAAAAGGCTACCGCCAGGCATTGTCACCCGTGCGGCCATGCGGTTGAACCAGCTCGACAATGCCACGGTGGTCGAGGACTTACGGATGCCGCCGTCAAACCACCTTGAAACGCTTTCGGGAGACAGAAAAGGTCAGTGGAGCGTCAAGATAAACGACCAATGGCGGGTATGTTTCACCTTCGCCGAGGGTCATGCGTATGACGTAGAGATCACCGATTATCACTAG
- a CDS encoding HigA family addiction module antitoxin — protein sequence MATKNGLPAIHPGEYLKEILEELGLSQNAFAGSIGVSAMRVSHVIHGKRPVTAELAVLFGKAFGQTPQYWMNLQTSYDLKITEKIMAHRVRQIRPIALAA from the coding sequence ATGGCAACAAAGAATGGGCTTCCGGCCATCCACCCCGGAGAATATTTGAAAGAAATCCTTGAAGAGCTTGGGCTATCGCAAAATGCCTTTGCCGGCTCCATCGGCGTCTCCGCCATGAGGGTTTCCCATGTCATTCATGGCAAGCGCCCGGTGACTGCCGAACTGGCCGTGTTGTTCGGCAAAGCGTTCGGCCAGACGCCGCAGTACTGGATGAACCTCCAGACGAGCTACGATCTGAAAATCACGGAGAAGATCATGGCGCACCGGGTCAGGCAGATACGCCCGATTGCGCTGGCCGCGTGA
- the phoU gene encoding phosphate signaling complex protein PhoU, with the protein MEREHFSATFDTELDELRSMLLAMGGKVEMMISGSVKALVERDTPLADSIIAMDHEVNNLEVNIDERCLELLALRQPAARDLRFITLALKIVTDLERIGDQCTNIAKRAKELNAEPQLKPYIDIPRMAHWTEVMVKESLDSFVHGDDDLAIKVCNDDNFVDEINEQIHRELLTFMIEDSSTISRSMKLNYVAKSLERIADHATNIAEMVIFMVKGKDIRHTIA; encoded by the coding sequence ATGGAACGTGAACACTTCAGTGCAACATTCGACACAGAGCTGGACGAGCTGCGCAGCATGCTCCTGGCCATGGGCGGCAAGGTGGAGATGATGATCTCCGGGTCGGTCAAGGCGCTCGTGGAGCGGGATACCCCCCTTGCCGACAGTATCATCGCCATGGACCATGAGGTGAATAACCTGGAGGTGAACATCGACGAGCGCTGCCTGGAACTCCTGGCGTTGCGCCAGCCGGCCGCCCGCGACCTGCGGTTCATCACCCTGGCCCTCAAGATCGTTACCGACCTGGAGCGCATCGGCGACCAGTGCACCAACATCGCCAAGCGGGCCAAGGAGTTGAACGCGGAGCCGCAGCTCAAGCCGTATATCGACATCCCCCGCATGGCCCACTGGACCGAGGTGATGGTTAAGGAGTCCCTGGACTCCTTCGTGCACGGCGACGACGATCTGGCCATCAAGGTCTGCAACGACGACAACTTCGTGGACGAGATCAACGAGCAGATCCACCGGGAGTTGCTGACCTTCATGATCGAGGACTCCAGTACCATCTCCCGTTCCATGAAGCTCAACTACGTGGCCAAGTCCCTGGAGCGCATCGCCGACCACGCCACCAACATCGCCGAGATGGTGATCTTCATGGTTAAGGGGAAGGATATCCGGCATACTATTGCCTGA